From Apis cerana isolate GH-2021 linkage group LG10, AcerK_1.0, whole genome shotgun sequence, one genomic window encodes:
- the LOC108002996 gene encoding LOW QUALITY PROTEIN: uncharacterized protein LOC108002996 (The sequence of the model RefSeq protein was modified relative to this genomic sequence to represent the inferred CDS: inserted 1 base in 1 codon): MESKDLEPLNRKTADISTKRRIAGRSLLRIMFGTKLRTWMEAHIVRSKKKKDRKKGEKGFDSNCNSPRNHGSHRSSTLHQVHPIDSSKNVDGIRLHGEGSRCGTVTASSGTSAGTGSVNLSSPESAYSTGYSTDGTSPGTSYPPEYYINIRTGTHYFQSNANAGTGNNGNNNSNNNNNNNNNNARPKKSIDSSDLSVTSVLSGRRHGRYDGNIEPSASTSSTIFASGMMDNEVTKGFPNNTPSKISDHFLDEDRSLQQRALLQEKYHRRTESISAESSRSNLIVPPSSIPPPLLSPTIQSPRERSRIRTNPWLSANSSGSSTTGFKSRLNLDDTSSGSGLKLTESSGSASDVNTSSVRVGRARRELKQESLSAGRSPINQNWRIASGMEIRPKIALSVQRRNSSSSSASSNSTSSNVSSGSNGIGSSSNDNEDENRNENDNGNENENGSSGSSVTRSARSSEDDITLNEMMGKFDESYVYEKETDILSDSDPTDCEDYIESLSDLDGTRDAGDENDPLDNDDFDYIDNGSFLDLDNLDCTGRFTNTGHCTYFAFAGELARRSSRLRESLMKRRSRDDATMLQRTISAKNSTKKQLARHKKQIDEKQLTEKRKKRSLQRRKTNFDKRDPNAVAVGVATCNDDNNDDEDDDNDDEDGTANLNRVLVERMLLKNSGFNQGSRSVGGTPICLRRKKHDVNKNLSPLRLNDKQSPAVGIITNDPDAVKRRSNSVSYVNGNLVRRQVTGNTDNTYMTTFASEIALIEADKEADKKYRELILEAENILVNMQKNQNSLPIVPSPSRKFHNGLANKRVELIKNTELNIELALSKSRNSQPELQSGSIKDLEHTSPKRQQFVHTCSPIRRFAERNASLPTAPTFQSSKCSVDSPLAAKRVVNQQQSLDRSLLRPKIYEDSNDYAETTMSPASTTTNLVSTTMFNCNGILGSDVDRCATRSQISYLVNRPSAILPHRDSFPAVNRKEFRSSRSSNAGKEDGVTSSSSDSEERCDIRRRAPLMTFRSVDMGPIKEGSSYCPQSEPVKRKVYAGSASYGRIQKTLGEQIILRNSDGDTATDDTDDSRKSLKEKVARLRQERLIANTSGQDSQIFQHQLSQLRRQMLMQTIEGLKRSLEDQSATLKQTCLEPKNGQDNNGTRSKVVDSVGXNKHFPYTKAGSLKDFTECAPNSGYYFLPLYDKGEYILKVDPPRGWSFEPTEVLLNVDGITDACSQGTDINFTFKGFGITGRVISLGSDSGPKNVTVSLYKENNEQVPVDTTITMEGGIFYFTPIQPGQYVLIASHTIWMFKTNTVRVTVREGNTELPDDSLIIFGYDVSGRVTSEEEAVSGVTFVLFGNGVAKNCATTPISKDFESRKPLCHVVSDKSGKFVFPSLSPGEYNLVPYYAGAQTKFDVQPPELLFKVSHGSVVLRQGFKVTGFTVNGIVRTASNGDPLPGAKILLSQKQVAITDNHGKYVLDNMKAGQYILKAESEDLLFNDKSVKISPSSPELPVLIPTAYKICGKVTLSTRGDLNYRKVSIHNTAITFTKEIEIDSKTGEFCVYLSPDTYQLSVIVSEDERAKGLQFFPLQQTIEVSSRPVHNINFLQLKATLTGTVKCLPETDCSQASVTLKVLDGITIKTIQTKVFFNHAAGQYQFTDVLPGHYEVLIDNDVFCWMNPSYRISVTSERSELPPFEQTGFSVTFISSHDTIVEYSKSNELKKLTLVLNKGSTKHCVSEPGMYTFIPKSCHVYEKLSYTWDTSTISPILLHSTEHSHIGSIMSHSALNEVKVKIENADDTIILGPLNWTRHENLYKYKFEFKAKTDNIYTITPLSNILLFSPASLKVLGVNDCQDDVAIFVGDLGKIIAGKINPPLEGVTIQIFDSDKTIPIHTLITQKDGTYNIGPLDGKIEYNVTAQKEGFVITGPDSNGVFTAHKLAEIIVQVSDQADNISLQGVLLSLSGGQSYRKNSITGEDGKLIFNSLSPGEYYLRPMMKEYRFDPPSKMIKVVEGATIKVNLFGKRVAFSAYGSVTSLNGEPETGLLVEVQGQENCEHLQEEATTEENGSFRIRGLQPTCTYVFRLKPNAEVNAHIQRTSPNSTLVQTSSDIRNLRLVAFHPISRTDVSVHIMSAQPEHYRTLKVKLCREDAPDSPIYTSKLESQQVNKVGSAYNAGFLVHLPPLQADGKKYFVQLESSLSHTLHKYRTIPFYFEANSSFKYVKLTFNAERKVDQSDMNQTSIVALPFIMFIAFAFFNREKLWLWLNTLIERWSKPVPISRTPVQAVPIDPRADDIIVEQIMNINKRKTKPRKT; this comes from the exons ATGGAAAGCaag GATCTGGAGCCTTTGAATAGGAAGACGGCCGATATTTCAACAAAGCGCCGCATAGCAGGCCGATCGTTGTTGCGCATCATGTTCGGGACGAAACTGCGCACATGGATGGAGGCACATATCGTGcgttcgaagaagaaaaaggatcgAAAGAAAGGGGAGAAAGGATTTGACTCTAATTGCAATTCCCCCCGTAATCATGGATCCCACAGATCATCCACGTTGCACCAA GTTCATCCGATAGACTCTTCGAAAAACGTGGATGGAATTCGATTGCACGGTGAAGGTAGTCGATGCGGCACCGTGACTGCATCCTCTGGTACGTCAGCAGGTACCGGCAGCGTGAATCTCTCTTCCCCGGAAAGTGCCTATAGTACTGGATACTCAACGGACGGTACCTCACCCGGAACCAGTTATCCACCGGAATATTACATCAATATCAGGACCGGTACCCATTACTTTCAAAGTAATGCCAATGCAGGTACTGGGAACAATGGTAATAACAatagcaacaacaacaacaacaacaacaataacaacgcCAGACcaaagaaatcgatcgattcgtcggATTTGTCGGTGACCAGTGTGCTCTCTGGACGTAGACATGGAAGGTACGACGGGAATATCGAACCTTCTGCTTCTACCTCTTCCACGATCTTCGCGTCTGGAATGATGGACAACGAAGTGACAAAAGGTTTTCCAAATAATACACCGAGCAAG ATCAGTGATCACTTTCTGGACGAGGATAGATCATTGCAACAGAGAGCGTTACTACAAGAGAAATACCATCGACGAACCGAATCGATCTCTGCGGAATCTTCGAGAAGCAATCTAATTGTCCCGCCTTCTTCTATACCACCGCCTTTATTATCACCAACTATTCAATCGCCTCGTGAACGGTCCCGGATCCGTACCAATCCGTGGCTCTCGGCCAATTCCTCCGGCTCGAGTACAACTGGTTTCAAATCGAGATTGAATCTCGACGACACTAGCAGCGGCTCGGGATTAAAGCTGACCGAATCATCCGGAAGCGCGAGCGACGTGAACACGAGCAGCGTACGAGTGGGGCGGGCCAGAAGAGAGTTGAAGCAGGAGAGTCTTAGCGCAGGAAGGAGTCC GATAAACCAAAATTGGAGAATAGCGTCTGGCATGGAAATTCGGCCGAAGATAGCACTGTCTGTGCAGCGGCgtaacagcagcagcagcagcgcCAGCAGCAATAGCACTAGCAGCAACGTGAGCAGTGGTAGCAACGGAATCGGTAGCAGCAGCAACGATAACGAGGACGAAAACAGGAACGAAAATGATAACGGGAACGAGAATGAGAACGGTTCGTCCGGGTCGTCGGTTACGCGAAGCGCCAGATCGTCGGAAGATGACATCACTTTGAACGAGATGATGGGCAAGTTCGACGAAAGTTACGTCTACGAGAAGGAGACCGACATCTTGTCGGACAGCGATCCAACCGATTGCGAGGACTACATCGAATCTCTGTCGGACTTGGACGGGACTAGAGATGCCGGCGATGAAAATGATCCCCTTGACAACGACGATTTTGATTACATAGACAACGGCTCGTTCCTCGATCTCGACAATCTTGATTGTACAGGACGCTTCACGAATACTGGACATTGTACTTATTTCGCGTTTGCCGGCGAACTTGCTCGACGAAGCAGCAGACTGCGAGAGTCATTGATGAAGCGCAGAAGTAGGGACGACGCGACGATGCTACAAAG AACGATCAGCGCGAAGAATAGCACGAAAAAGCAGTTAGCACGTCacaaaaaacaaatagatGAGAAGCAATTAACCGAGAAGCGAAAGAAGAGATCCTTACAGCGCCGAAAAACGAATTTTGATAAGCGCGATCCGAATGCCGTTGCAGTTGGAGTGGCCACTTGCAACGATGACaacaacgacgacgaggacgatgATAACGATGATGAAGATGGAACAGCGAATTTAAATCGCGTGTTGGTAGAGAGGATGTTGCTTAAAAATTCGGGTTTCAATCAGGGTAGTAGAAGCGTTGGAGGCACACCCATTTGTTTACGCCGGAAAAAACACGATGTGAACAAGAATTTGTCGCCATTGCGATTAAACGACAAACAATCACCTGCCGTTGGGATTATAACCAACGATCCTGATGCCGTTAAAAGGCGATCGAATTCG gtGAGCTATGTGAATGGAAATCTTGTTAGACGACAGGTGACAGGTAATACCGACAACACATATATGACCACATTCGCCTCTGAAATCGCCTTGATCGAGGCCGATAAGGAAGCGGACAAAAAGTATCGGGAACTGATTCTCGAGGCTGAAAATATTCTGGTCAATATGCAAAAGAATCAGAACAGTTTACCTATCGTGCCATCACCTTCTCGAAAGTTTCACAATGGACTGGCCAATAAGCGTGTCGAACTCATCAAAAACACAGAGTTGAACATAGAGCTTGCCCTTTCCAAAAGCAGGAATTCTCAACCGGAATTACAGAGCGGTAGCATTAAAGATCTCGAACATACCAGTCCTAAGAGGCAACAATTTGTTCACACTTGTTCTCCGATTCGTCGATTTGCCGAACGTAATGCCTCCTTACCAACTGCACCCACGTTTCAATCGAGCAAATGCTCCGTTGACTCCCCACTCGCCGCGAAAAGAGTGGTGAATCAACAGCAATCACTGGATAGAAGCCTGCTTCGACCAAAAATCTACGAGGATTCTAATGATTACGCGGAAACGACGATGAGCCCAGCGTCAACGACGACGAACCTAGTGTCCACGACGATGTTCAATTGCAACGGTATCCTTGGATCGGACGTAGATCGATGCGCGACACGATCTCAAATTTCCTACCTCGTTAATAGGCCAAGCGCCATTTTACCGCACAGAGATTCCTTTCCTGCGGTAAATCGGAAAGAATTTCGCAGCTCGAGATCATCTAACGCGGGCAAGGAGGATGGAGTGACATCGAGTTCCTCGGATTCCGAGGAAAGATGCGATATCAGGAGACGGGCACCTCTAATGACTTTCAG ATCGGTCGATATGGGCCCCATAAAAGAAGGATCTTCCTATTGCCCGCAGAGTGAGCCGGTAAAAAGGAAAGTGTACGCGGGTAGTGCATCTTATGGCAGGATACAGAAAACTTTGGGCGAGCAGATCATCTTGAGAAATTCAGATGGAGATACCGCCACAGATGATACAG ATGATTCGAGAAAATCATTGAAGGAAAAGGTGGCCAGGCTTCGACAAGAACGGCTAATTGCGAATACAAGCGGTCAAGATTCGCAAATCTTTCAACATCAACTCTCCCAATTGCGAAGGCAAATGCTGATGCAGACGATCGAGGGTCTGAAGCGAAGTCTCGAGGATCAGTCCGCGACTTTGAAGCAGACGTGCTTAGAACCG AAAAATGGTCAAGATAACAATGGAACTAGAAGCAAAGTTGTCGATTCTGTCG GGAACAAACATTTCCC atatacgAAAGCTGGTAGTCTTAAAGATTTTACAGAATGTGCCCCTAATAGTGGATATTACTTTCTTCCTTTGTATGATAAAGGGGAATACATTCTAAAG GTAGATCCACCCAGAGGATGGAGTTTTGAACCTACAGAAGTCTTATTGAATGTAGATGGAATAACAGATGCCTGTAGTCAGGGtacagatattaattttactttcaaagGTTTTGGTATCACAGGCAgg gttATTAGTCTAGGATCAGATTCTGGTCCTAAAAATGTTACAGTTTCattgtataaagaaaataatgagcAAGTTCCTGTTGATACAACAATTACTATGGAAGGTggtatattttactttactcCAATTCAACCTGGACAATATGTACTTATTGCATCTCATACTAT ATGGATGTTCAAAACAAATACAGTTAGAGTAACGGTACGTGAAGGCAACACAGAACTTCCAGAtgatagtttaataattttcggtTATGACGTGAGTGGTCGAGTTACCAGTGAAGAAGAAGCAGTTAGTGGTGTaacatttgtattatttggt aaCGGTGTAGCTAAGAATTGTGCAACAACACCTATAAGCAAAGATTTTGAATCTAGAAAACCTCTTTGTCATGTTGTATCTGACAAAAGCGGTAAATTTGTATTTCCTAGTTTATCACCTGGCGAATATAATCTTGTTCCATATTACGCCGGGGCTCAAACTAAATTTGATGTTCAGCCACctgaattgttatttaaagtaaGTCATGGCAGCGTCGTATTACGCCAAGGATTTAAAGTAACTGGTTTTACGGTAAACGGTATTGTCCGTACTGCCAGCAATGGCGATCCTTTGCCAGGagcaaaaattttactttctcaAAAACAAGTTGCCATAACAGATAATCATGGAAAATATGTGTTAGATAATATGAAAGCTGgtcaatatattcttaaagcTGAAAGCG aagatttattattcaatgataaatcAGTTAAGATTTCTCCCAGTTCCCCGGAACTTCCAGTTTTAATACCAACAGCATATAAAATTTGCGGCAAAGTTACTTTATCAACAAGAGGAGATTTAAACTATCGAAAAGTATCTATACATAATACAGCCATCAcatttacaaaagaaattgaaatagattCGAAAACAGGCGAATTTTGTGTATATCTTAGTCCTGATACATATCAATTAAGCGTTATTGTAAGCGAAGATGAAAGAGCAAAAGGTTTACA attttttccaCTACAACAAACAATCGAAGTATCATCTCGACCGGTGCATAATATTAACTTCTTACAGTTAAAAGCTACATTAACAGGAACAGTAAAATGTTTACCGGAAACCGATTGCAGTCAAGCTTCTGTAACGTTAAAGGTACTTGACggtattacaataaaaacgaTTCAAACAAAAG ttttttttaatcatgcAGCTGGCCAATATCAATTTACGGATGTATTACCGGGTCATTACGAAGTACTAATAGACAACGATGTTTTTTGTTGGATGAATCCTAGCTACAGAATTTCTGTGACTTCAGAACGATCCGAATTGCCGCCATTTGAACAAACTGGATTTTCTGTTACTTTCATTTCTTCTCACGATACTATAgttgaatattcgaaatcaaacgaattgaaaaaattaacattagtATTGAATAAAGGAAGTACGAAGCATTGTGTGTCCGAACCTGGAATGTATACGTTTATACCGAAAAGTTGTcatgtttatgaaaaattatcttacaCATGGGATACCAGTACTATTTCTCCTATTTTGTTACATTCGACAGAACACAGTCACATAGGAAGTATTATGAGTCATTCTGCGTTAAATGaagttaaagtaaaaattgaaaatgcagATGATACTATAAT actTGGTCCATTGAATTGGACGCGCCATGAAAATctgtacaaatataaattcgaatttaaagcAAAGACAGATAACATTTATACTATAACAccattatcaaatattcttctatttaGTCCAGCATCATTGAAAGTATTGGGTGTGAACGATTGTCAAGATGACGTTGCAATTTTTGTTGGTGATTTAGGAAAA ATAATTGCTGGTAAAATCAATCCACCTTTGGAAGGAGTTACcatacaaatatttgatagCGATAAAACTATACCAATACACACGCTTATCACTCAAAAAGATGGAACATACAATATTGGTCCTTTAGACGGAAAAATAGAatacaa CGTTACTGCACAAAAAGAAGGATTTGTAATCACGGGACCCGATTCCAACGGAGTATTTACAGCTCACAAATTGGCTGAAATTATTGTACAGGTATCAGACCAAGCTGACAATATTTCCCTCCAG GGTGtactattatcattatctgGTGGACAAAGTTATCGAAAGAACAGCATTACTGGCGAGgatggaaaattaatcttcaattCTTTATCCCCTGGCGAATACTATTTAAGACCAATGATGAAGGAATATCGTTTTGATCCTCCGTCGAAAATGATCAAAGTTGTTGAAGGTGCTACGATAAAAGTGAATCTATTCGGAAAAAGAGTCGCATTTAGTGCATACGGTTCCGTGACATCTCTAAACGGTGAACCTGAAACCGGCCTGCTGGTTGAAGTTCAGGGACAAGAAAATTGCGAGCATCTTCAAGAAGAAGCGACCACGGAAGAAAATGGTAGCTTCCGAATCCGTGGGCTTCAACCAACG TGTACCTATGTGTTCCGTCTGAAACCGAACGCTGAAGTTAATGCGCATATTCAACGAACCAGTCCTAACTCGACATTAGTGCAAACATCATCCGACATTCGAAATCTTCGATTGGTTGCGTTTCATCCGATATCGCGTACCGATGTCTCAGTACATATTATGTCCGCACAACCGGAACACTATCGTACATTGAAGGTAAAATTATGCAGAGAAGATGCACCGGACTCTCCAATATACACATCAAAATTAGAATCTCAGCAAGTCAACAAAGTTGGCAGCGCTTATAACGCCGGTTTTCTCGTGCATTTGCCTCCCCTACAGGCGGATGGTAAAAAGTACTTCGTACAATTAGAGTCGTCTCTGTCTCATACGTTACACAAATACAGAACTATACCATTTTATTTCGAGGCAAACTCGTCGTTTAAATACGTGAAATTGACGTTCAACGCAGAACGAAAAGTCGATCAAAGCGATATGAATCAGACATCAATAGTTGCGTTACCATTTATCATGTTTATCGCGTTTGCATTCTTCAATCGTGAAAAACTTTGGTTATGGTTGAACACTCTGATCGAAAGGTGGTCGAAACCGGTGCCGATCTCGAGAACACCGGTACAAGCTGTTCCTATCGATCCACGAGCAGACGATATTATAGTCGAACAAATAATGAACATCAATAAAAGAAAGACGAAACCGCGTAAAACGTAG
- the LOC108003001 gene encoding CXXC motif containing zinc binding protein: MVKIALQMKATLENIGELKPSGAEFRWYLKFTCCNCGEASEKWNYVSLNESTPAQRGNAVNHFISKCKLCSRENSMSILEDSIKSFIANDQDKFQTIVIFDCRGIEPSDFSAREGWIAKTINGKEFTDVDLSEGEWVDYCDKIKEPVGIYEIEHKFERMK, from the coding sequence ATGGTGAAAATAGCATTACAGATGAAAGCtacattagaaaatatagGAGAACTAAAACCATCGGGAGCAGAATTCAGATGGTATCTCAAGTTCACTTGCTGCAATTGTGGCGAAGCATcagaaaaatggaattatgTGTCTTTGAACGAATCTACTCCAGCTCAAAGAGGCAATGCAGtgaatcattttattagtAAATGCAAACTTTGTTCTCGTGAAAATTCCATGAGTATCTTGGAAGATtccattaaatcatttatcgcGAATGATCAAgacaaatttcaaacaatagtTATATTTGATTGTCGAGGCATCGAGCCCAGTGACTTTTCGGCAAGGGAAGGTTGGATTGCTAAAACTATCAATGGCAAAGAATTTACAGATGTTGATTTAAGTGAAGGAGAATGGGTCGATTACTGTGATAAGATTAAAGAACCTGTTggaatttatgaaattgaacACAAGTTTGAAAGAATGAAgtaa